A part of Caldicellulosiruptor owensensis OL genomic DNA contains:
- the recA gene encoding recombinase RecA translates to MENLDKKKALDKVIMEIEKAYGKGAIMKLGEMAKENIDVIPTGALSLDIALGVGGVPRGRIVEIYGAESSGKTTIALHIIAEAQKMGGEAAFIDAEHALDPFYAKKLGVDINNLIVSQPDSGEQALEIVEALVRSNAIDVIVIDSVAALVPQAEIDGEMGEAHVGLQARLMSQALRKLAGITSKTKTTVIFINQLREKVGVMFGNPETTPGGRALKFYASVRLEVRKGEIIKSQGQPIGSKVKVKVVKNKVAPPFKEAEFDLIYGEGISKEGNVLDVAVNIDVIQKSGAWYTYNGQKIGQGRENAKQFLKENPDIMQEIIEKIRQNANLAFEKIKTTAEISDEDLLLSGEINEDIG, encoded by the coding sequence ATGGAAAACTTAGATAAGAAAAAAGCTTTAGACAAGGTTATTATGGAAATTGAAAAGGCTTACGGGAAAGGCGCTATAATGAAGCTTGGCGAGATGGCAAAAGAAAATATTGATGTTATACCTACAGGTGCGCTCTCGTTGGACATTGCGCTTGGCGTTGGAGGAGTTCCGCGAGGCAGGATTGTAGAGATTTATGGTGCAGAGTCATCTGGGAAGACCACCATTGCGCTTCACATAATTGCAGAGGCACAGAAAATGGGTGGTGAGGCAGCATTTATTGACGCTGAGCATGCGCTTGATCCATTTTATGCCAAAAAGCTTGGTGTTGACATAAACAATCTTATTGTTTCCCAGCCAGACAGTGGCGAGCAAGCTTTGGAGATTGTGGAGGCGCTTGTTAGAAGTAATGCAATAGATGTTATTGTAATTGACTCTGTTGCAGCGCTTGTACCTCAGGCGGAAATTGATGGTGAAATGGGAGAGGCGCATGTTGGGCTTCAAGCAAGGCTCATGTCACAGGCGCTCAGAAAGCTTGCCGGTATTACAAGTAAGACAAAGACCACAGTCATATTCATAAACCAGCTTCGTGAAAAGGTTGGTGTGATGTTTGGTAATCCTGAGACAACACCAGGTGGTAGAGCGCTTAAGTTCTATGCATCTGTCAGATTAGAGGTTAGAAAAGGTGAGATTATTAAGTCTCAAGGGCAACCAATAGGCAGCAAAGTAAAGGTTAAGGTTGTTAAGAATAAGGTTGCGCCACCGTTTAAAGAGGCTGAGTTTGATTTGATTTATGGAGAAGGAATCTCAAAAGAAGGAAATGTTTTAGATGTTGCAGTTAACATCGATGTTATTCAAAAGAGTGGGGCGTGGTATACTTACAACGGTCAGAAGATTGGTCAGGGTAGAGAAAATGCAAAACAGTTTTTGAAAGAAAATCCTGATATAATGCAAGAGATAATTGAAAAGATAAGGCAGAATGCAAACCTTGCGTTCGAAAAGATAAAGACAACAGCAGAGATTTCTGATGAGGATTTGCTGTTGAGTGGTGAAATTAATGAGGATATTGGATAA